One window of Nicotiana tomentosiformis chromosome 11, ASM39032v3, whole genome shotgun sequence genomic DNA carries:
- the LOC138901508 gene encoding uncharacterized protein, whose translation MGRTATEHGTHLREEVATLLKNGHLREFLSNRAKNNYGRNRDNAEPSKAREEPLRQMINMIFGGNEINGVTFSASKKMKVSITHSKRLREDDITFTEEDADGLLLPHNDALVISLNVLDFKIKRVLVDQGSSSNIIQWRVLEQAKLTGSIILATKLLDGFNLASVTTRGEILLLMNAERVMKITLFEVVDVYMGYNIILGRPWLHEMNVVPSTYHQLLKFSTPEGIM comes from the coding sequence atgggacgAACGGCCACAGAACATGGGACacacctccgggaagaagtggcaacactattgaagaatggtcacctcagagaattcttgagtaaccgagctaagaacaattatggtcggaaTAGGGACAACGCGGAACCCTCAAAAGCAAGAGAAGAACCCCTACGCCAAATGATCAACATGATATTTggagggaatgagattaatggggtcaccttttcggcatcaaagaagatgaaagtatcaataactcatagtaaaaggctccgggaagacgatatcacttttacaGAAGAAGATGCAGACGGATTGCTGCTACCgcacaatgatgcactagtaatttctttaaatgtgttagattttaagattaaacgtgttctagtggatcaaGGAAGTTCatctaatatcatacaatggagagtactggagcaagctaaactcaccggaagcattattctgGCAACAAAGCTCCTCGATGGATTCAACCTCGCGAGCGTGACAACTCGGGGAGAGATTTTGCTGCTCATGAACGCTGAAAGAGTAATGAAGATAACTCTCTTTGAAGTTGTAGACGTATACATGGGATAtaatatcatcttgggaaggccatggttacacgagatgaatgTTGTGCCTTCAACGTATCACCAATTGTTGAAATTTTCAACTCCCGAAGGGATCATGTAG